A DNA window from Desulfobacterales bacterium contains the following coding sequences:
- a CDS encoding MCP four helix bundle domain-containing protein: MNNVKLSTKLIGSFIIVSIIFLIFGIFVWSLASKIDNEVKEIGDVRIPSLINLMHIEKGAESIRVAQRTLLSPLLSSEDRKRQYENIKKARDEYEKAWKIYEPLPQTPEEAKIWKEFVSVWGEWRSENDTFLKLSKELEEIGILNPTELRRLLQEVRGDHYKLMDETLSCIVTNGENEITGGESSDNCNFGKWVSAFKCDNSNINGAIARIIPHHSAFHNSVKKIKNFVAIGKINEAKDVYFKEMDLAAEDVFNEFNALRTEVDKVEALYAKMSDYALIKAREKQAAALKLLNEIIKINEDVSDTSMKQAFKQASGLKILSMIGMLLTVILSLGFGIILAVSITKALNRAIGELTESSNQVVSASGQISSSSQSLAEGASEQAASLEETSASLEEMSSMTRQNADNANQADNLMKQTSKVIHDANNAMSELISSMGEISKASEETSKIIKTIDEIAFQTNLLALNAAVEAARAGEVGAGFAVVAGEVRNLAMRASEAAKNTAALIEQTVKKIKGGGEIVDKTNKAFSEVSSYSVKVEKLIGEISAASNEQAQGIEQVNKAVVEMDKVTQQNAANAEEAASASEELNAQSEQMIEIVKSLAVLVKGHYEEKAFVRDTRTRTQTKKFHAGNNAGNKPNRAKASITHQSGQKALQVRGGKREVKPNEIIPLDEDDFKDF, encoded by the coding sequence ATGAACAATGTTAAATTAAGCACTAAGTTAATCGGAAGTTTTATTATTGTATCTATTATTTTCTTGATATTTGGCATTTTTGTTTGGAGTTTAGCATCAAAAATCGATAATGAAGTAAAAGAAATTGGAGACGTACGAATTCCAAGCTTGATAAATTTAATGCATATTGAAAAAGGTGCTGAATCCATAAGAGTTGCCCAAAGAACTCTTCTTTCACCTCTTCTTTCCTCTGAAGATAGAAAAAGACAATATGAAAACATAAAAAAAGCAAGGGACGAATATGAAAAAGCCTGGAAAATTTATGAGCCTCTTCCGCAAACTCCAGAAGAAGCTAAAATTTGGAAAGAATTTGTTTCTGTATGGGGAGAATGGAGATCTGAAAATGATACTTTTTTAAAATTATCTAAAGAACTCGAAGAAATAGGTATATTAAATCCTACAGAACTAAGAAGACTCCTGCAAGAAGTTAGAGGAGATCATTACAAACTAATGGACGAAACACTTAGTTGCATAGTTACAAATGGGGAAAATGAAATTACTGGAGGAGAATCGTCTGATAATTGCAACTTTGGTAAATGGGTATCTGCATTTAAATGTGATAATTCAAATATAAATGGAGCTATAGCCAGAATAATTCCCCATCATAGTGCTTTCCACAACTCCGTAAAAAAAATCAAAAATTTTGTAGCCATAGGAAAAATAAACGAAGCCAAAGATGTATATTTTAAAGAAATGGATTTAGCCGCTGAAGATGTTTTTAATGAATTCAACGCTCTTAGGACTGAAGTTGACAAGGTTGAAGCTCTTTATGCAAAAATGAGTGACTATGCATTGATAAAAGCAAGGGAAAAGCAAGCTGCAGCTTTAAAGCTTTTAAACGAAATTATAAAGATAAATGAAGATGTATCTGACACATCAATGAAGCAAGCCTTTAAGCAAGCAAGCGGCCTTAAAATTTTATCAATGATCGGAATGTTGTTAACAGTAATTCTTTCCCTTGGATTTGGAATTATCTTAGCTGTTTCTATAACAAAGGCTTTAAACAGAGCCATCGGAGAACTTACAGAAAGTTCAAATCAAGTTGTGTCAGCATCGGGTCAAATATCATCTTCAAGTCAGTCCTTAGCTGAAGGCGCATCAGAGCAAGCCGCATCCCTTGAAGAAACTTCAGCATCCCTTGAAGAAATGTCCTCAATGACACGACAAAATGCTGATAATGCTAATCAGGCTGATAATTTAATGAAACAAACATCAAAAGTAATTCATGATGCAAACAATGCTATGTCAGAGCTTATATCTTCAATGGGTGAAATATCAAAAGCAAGTGAAGAAACATCTAAAATAATTAAAACAATTGATGAAATTGCATTTCAAACTAACTTGCTTGCCCTTAATGCCGCGGTTGAAGCCGCAAGAGCTGGTGAAGTTGGAGCTGGTTTTGCTGTTGTTGCAGGAGAAGTAAGAAATCTCGCTATGCGTGCATCAGAAGCGGCAAAAAATACTGCCGCTCTTATTGAACAAACCGTTAAAAAAATTAAAGGCGGCGGAGAAATTGTAGATAAAACAAATAAAGCATTTTCTGAAGTTTCATCATATTCAGTGAAGGTTGAAAAATTAATAGGAGAAATTTCAGCCGCATCAAATGAGCAGGCTCAAGGCATAGAACAAGTAAATAAAGCTGTTGTTGAAATGGACAAAGTCACTCAGCAAAATGCCGCAAATGCTGAAGAAGCAGCCAGTGCTTCTGAAGAATTAAACGCCCAATCTGAACAAATGATAGAAATTGTAAAATCCCTCGCCGTTCTTGTTAAAGGTCATTATGAAGAAAAAGCTTTTGTTAGAGATACTCGAACAAGAACTCAAACTAAAAAATTTCATGCTGGCAATAATGCTGGCAATAAACCTAATAGAGCTAAAGCTTCAATAACCCATCAGTCAGGACAAAAAGCTCTTCAAGTAAGGGGCGGCAAAAGAGAAGTAAAACCAAATGAAATAATTCCTTTAGATGAGGATGATTTTAAAGATTTTTAG